One stretch of Paenibacillus sp. FSL R5-0341 DNA includes these proteins:
- the phnC gene encoding phosphonate ABC transporter ATP-binding protein — translation MIELHNVTKTYANGTKGLDNINLKFEQGEFIAVVGLSGAGKSTLLRSINRLHDISEGEILINGSSITKAQGKRLRMIRRDIGMIFQSFNLVKRSSVLRNVLAGRVGYHSTMRTILGRFPKEDIELAFTALDRVNISEKAYSRADQLSGGQQQRVAIARVLAQEAKIILADEPVASLDPLTTKQVMDDLKRINQDLGITTIVNLHFIDLAREYATRIVGLRAGEVVFDGPVEEATDERFAEIYGRPILADELLDKQAVHEQGEVVV, via the coding sequence ATGATTGAGCTTCATAACGTTACTAAAACTTACGCTAACGGCACCAAGGGCCTGGATAATATTAATTTGAAATTTGAGCAGGGTGAATTCATTGCTGTAGTCGGCCTGTCCGGTGCGGGTAAATCAACCCTCCTGCGCTCCATTAACCGTCTGCACGACATTAGTGAAGGTGAGATTCTGATTAATGGAAGCTCCATTACGAAGGCACAAGGCAAACGATTACGCATGATCAGACGCGACATCGGCATGATTTTCCAGAGTTTCAATCTGGTGAAACGATCCAGTGTACTACGGAACGTACTCGCTGGGCGTGTTGGATACCATTCCACCATGCGTACCATTCTCGGACGTTTTCCAAAAGAGGATATTGAGCTGGCATTCACTGCGCTGGATCGGGTGAATATCTCAGAGAAAGCTTACTCCCGTGCAGATCAGTTGTCTGGTGGACAACAACAGCGTGTCGCTATTGCTCGTGTACTTGCACAGGAAGCGAAAATCATTCTGGCCGACGAACCGGTTGCTTCACTCGACCCGCTTACAACGAAGCAAGTCATGGATGACCTAAAACGCATCAATCAAGACCTTGGGATTACCACCATTGTCAATCTTCACTTTATTGATCTGGCGAGAGAGTATGCGACCCGTATTGTTGGATTGCGAGCAGGTGAGGTCGTATTCGACGGTCCGGTGGAAGAGGCAACGGATGAGCGCTTTGCTGAAATATATGGCAGACCCATTCTGGCTGACGAATTGCTGGACAAGCAGGCTGTGCACGAGCAGGGAGAAGTTGTGGTATGA
- the phnE gene encoding phosphonate ABC transporter, permease protein PhnE — MKGQSNVPLQNSGGVGKEPGSSPAQVVNRPKPPGRTKHLLTLIIVLLLLWASAKQTDAGFTELIQGFPEMWKLLKDMFPPRWSYFDNIVQGMLETIRMALIGTTIGAIIAIPVSIICAGNLMPSRWIYYPARFLLNLIRTVPDLLLAALFVAVFGLGPIPGILALAVFSVGLIAKLTYETLETIDQGPLEAMTAVGMNRIQLIVYGVVPQLAAQFTSYVLYAFEINIRAAAILGLVGAGGIGLYYEATLGFLEYDKTSVIILFTLVIVLIIDYVSTKLREKLL, encoded by the coding sequence ATGAAGGGGCAGTCCAACGTTCCACTTCAGAATTCAGGCGGAGTGGGGAAGGAACCTGGTTCCAGCCCTGCACAGGTTGTGAATCGTCCCAAGCCGCCTGGGCGTACGAAACATCTACTCACCCTGATCATCGTTCTGCTTTTATTGTGGGCCAGTGCGAAACAGACCGATGCCGGCTTCACAGAGTTAATTCAGGGGTTCCCTGAAATGTGGAAATTGTTAAAGGATATGTTCCCACCACGCTGGAGTTACTTTGATAACATCGTTCAAGGCATGCTGGAGACGATCCGGATGGCTCTGATTGGGACAACTATTGGTGCCATTATTGCGATTCCGGTCTCGATCATCTGTGCAGGTAACCTGATGCCGAGTCGCTGGATCTACTATCCGGCACGTTTTCTGCTCAACCTGATTCGGACCGTACCGGATTTGCTACTTGCTGCTTTGTTCGTCGCTGTGTTTGGTCTGGGACCTATTCCCGGAATCTTGGCACTGGCTGTGTTCTCCGTAGGTCTGATCGCGAAGCTAACGTATGAGACGCTCGAAACGATTGATCAGGGGCCGCTGGAAGCGATGACAGCTGTTGGTATGAACCGGATTCAGCTCATTGTATATGGCGTGGTGCCGCAACTGGCTGCCCAGTTCACATCTTATGTGCTGTATGCCTTCGAAATTAATATACGTGCTGCTGCCATTCTGGGATTGGTGGGAGCCGGAGGGATTGGGCTTTACTATGAGGCAACACTTGGGTTCCTGGAGTATGACAAGACCAGCGTAATCATTCTGTTTACCCTCGTCATCGTTCTGATCATTGATTATGTAAGTACTAAGCTGCGGGAGAAATTGCTATGA
- the phnE gene encoding phosphonate ABC transporter, permease protein PhnE — translation MMKNETSRIRPKPRKNPLRWVIVLLLILVYAWALAGVPFTGFKETAAQIMKAIVAGIFSPDWDFVYLPEGEDLLRGLLDTLAISVLGTVISAVLCIPFAFWSARNMSGHRSISGAGKMVLSFIRTFPEIIMALMFIKAVGPGSFAGVLALGLHSIGMLGKLYADEVENIDYGPSEALLASGANRMQQLWFAILPQVMPGFLNYTLYRFEINVRSATILGVIGAGGIGTPLIFALSTRNWPRVGIILLGIIVMITIIDLISGYIRKKLV, via the coding sequence ATGATGAAAAATGAAACAAGCCGCATCCGGCCAAAACCACGGAAAAACCCGCTACGCTGGGTTATTGTATTACTGCTGATCCTTGTGTATGCTTGGGCACTTGCCGGTGTACCGTTTACTGGTTTCAAGGAAACTGCCGCTCAGATTATGAAGGCCATTGTAGCCGGGATTTTCTCACCGGATTGGGATTTTGTATATCTGCCTGAGGGAGAAGACCTGCTGCGGGGTCTCCTGGACACGTTGGCGATCTCCGTGCTGGGTACCGTAATCTCGGCAGTGCTCTGTATCCCGTTTGCATTCTGGTCTGCTCGTAATATGAGTGGGCATCGTTCCATCTCGGGTGCAGGTAAAATGGTACTCAGCTTCATCCGTACGTTCCCTGAGATTATTATGGCTTTGATGTTCATCAAAGCAGTAGGTCCCGGATCGTTCGCAGGGGTACTTGCCCTTGGATTGCACTCCATTGGCATGTTAGGCAAATTGTACGCAGATGAAGTGGAAAATATAGACTATGGCCCATCTGAGGCGCTGCTTGCTTCCGGAGCCAATCGCATGCAGCAATTGTGGTTCGCGATCCTGCCGCAGGTTATGCCTGGCTTCCTAAACTATACGTTGTATCGTTTCGAGATTAATGTACGTTCCGCGACCATACTGGGTGTAATCGGAGCAGGGGGGATTGGTACACCGCTGATCTTTGCACTTAGCACACGGAACTGGCCGCGAGTAGGTATAATTCTGCTGGGTATTATCGTGATGATCACGATTATCGATTTGATCTCGGGTTATATTCGTAAGAAGCTGGTGTAG
- a CDS encoding integrase core domain-containing protein has product MESSMSRRGNCYDNACIESWHSILKKELIYCNPRFKTPEEAYTAIYQYIEFYYNRKRMHGALGYLSPARFAMKFTDKSAA; this is encoded by the coding sequence ATGGAATCAAGCATGAGCCGCCGAGGAAACTGTTATGATAACGCCTGTATTGAGTCATGGCACAGTATTTTAAAGAAGGAACTCATCTACTGTAACCCTCGTTTTAAGACGCCGGAAGAGGCCTATACCGCCATCTACCAGTACATTGAGTTCTATTACAACCGCAAGCGAATGCATGGCGCGCTAGGATATCTTTCCCCTGCTCGTTTTGCGATGAAATTTACGGACAAATCCGCAGCGTAG
- a CDS encoding IS3 family transposase: MEDHRSEFSLEKMCRTLQVSRSGYYKWRMDRTSMRQNHKDEVMKRIRYHFYDHQMRCGSPKITYLLHLEGLRISSRTVSIYMRQMNLRSVVMPKYHVQTTDSKHDHPLAPNTLNQQFKTSKPNTVWVTDITYIPCRGGRLYLASVLDLCTREIVGWRLYNHMETRLVMGALEDAYKAKRPAPGYSITRIAALSTRQKNT, translated from the coding sequence GTGGAAGATCATCGCTCCGAGTTTTCTTTGGAGAAGATGTGCAGAACCCTTCAAGTATCACGGAGCGGATATTACAAATGGCGAATGGACCGAACCAGCATGCGGCAGAACCACAAAGACGAGGTCATGAAGCGTATTCGCTATCATTTTTACGACCACCAGATGCGGTGTGGAAGCCCTAAAATTACGTATCTGCTCCATTTAGAAGGGCTGCGAATCTCTTCACGTACCGTCAGTATATACATGCGTCAAATGAATCTACGTTCTGTGGTCATGCCCAAATATCACGTTCAGACGACGGATTCCAAACACGACCATCCCCTTGCGCCAAATACGCTGAATCAGCAATTTAAAACGTCTAAACCGAATACGGTATGGGTTACTGACATCACCTACATTCCTTGCCGAGGAGGTCGTCTATACCTCGCCAGCGTCCTGGATTTGTGCACACGTGAAATTGTAGGCTGGCGTCTATATAACCATATGGAAACCCGTTTGGTGATGGGTGCATTGGAGGATGCTTACAAGGCCAAACGTCCCGCTCCGGGATACTCCATCACTCGGATCGCGGCTCTCAGTACACGTCAAAAGAATACGTAG